A single genomic interval of Chrysemys picta bellii isolate R12L10 chromosome 8, ASM1138683v2, whole genome shotgun sequence harbors:
- the MUTYH gene encoding adenine DNA glycosylase isoform X2 — MLPPVSAYHLFSHLAEIEAFRKNLLAWYDKCKRDLPWRKLAASESDTNRRAYAVWVSEIMLQQTQVATVIDYYNRWMQKWPTLQALAKASLEDVNELWAGLGYYSRGKRLQEAAQKVVSELAGQMPATAEELQRLLPGVGRYTAGAIASISYGQATGVVDGNVIRVLCRLRCIGAESSSPAVTDRLWDLANALVDPARPGDFNQAMMELGATVCTPRAPLCMECPVKPYCRARCRVEKELELASKRLLGKAASSCSQAPDIEECAAATAGSCSLCPPATEPWDSSLGVANFPRRAAKKQPRAERTATCVLERRGPQGEPEYLIVQRPSSGLLAGLWEFPSLALGPGLKEKQQREALLAHVQAWAGEAVARGRLRHVGEVGHVFSHIHQTYVVYSLLLGGDPEAASGGRDEELERPVFRWVTQAEFQKSAVSTAMKKVWNACERQSCEERGPGQGCKRKRGADPSRAGQQKRGADPSRAGQRKVEADGSLPSRQLSLNAFLKAPTGE; from the exons ATGCTTCCTCCAGTGTCTGCGTACCATCTCTTCAGCCACCTGGCAGAAATAGAGGCCTTTCGGAAGAATTTGCTTGCCTGGTATGACAAATGCAAGCGTGACCTTCCCTGGAGGAAATTG GCTGCAAGCGAATCCGATACTAACAGAAGAGCGTATGCAG TGTGGGTGTCGGAGATCATGCTCCAGCAGACGCAGGTGGCTACGGTGATTGACTATTACAACAGGTGGATGCAG AAATGGCCGACGCTGCAGGCACTTGCCAAAGCTTCCCTGGAG GACGTGAATGAGCTGTGGGCAGGACTTGGCTACTACTCGCGAGGAAAGCGCctgcaggaagcagcacagaAG GTGGTTTCCGAGCTGGCAGGTCAGATGCCCGCGACGGCCGAGGAGCTGCAGAGGCTGCTGCCGGGAGTGGGGAGATACACAGCGGGAGCCATTGCCTCCATCTCCTACGGGCAG GCGACGGGAGTGGTGGACGGGAACGTGATCCGAGTCCTGTGCCGGCTCCGATGCATCGGCGCCGAGTCCAGCAGCCCGGCTGTCACCGACAGACTCTG GGATTTGGCCAATGCTCTGGTTGATCCAGCCCGGCCAGGGGACTTTAACCAAGCCATGATGGAGCTGGGAGCTACCGTGTGCACCCCCAGGGCCCCGCTGTGCATGGAGTGTCCTGTGAAGCCCTACTGTAGGGCGCGTTGCCGG GTGGAGAAGGAGCTGGAATTGGCCTCCAAGAGGCTGCTGGGAAAAGCCGCCTCCAGTTGCTCCCAGGCGCCTGACATCGAGGAGTGTG CCGCCGCCACCGCAGGGAGCTGCTCCTTGTGCCCCCCTGCCACGGAGCCCTGGGACAGCAGCCTCGGCGTGGCCAACTTCCCCAGGAGAGCCGCCAAGAAGCAGCCCCGGGCCGAGCGGACGGCCACGTGTGTGCTGGAGAGGAGAGGCCCCCAGGGAGAACCAGAGTACCTGATCGTGCAGAGACCCAGCTCCG gcttgctggCGGGGCTCTGGGAGTTTCCCAGCCTGGCCTTGGGGCCGGGGCTgaaggagaagcagcagaggGAGGCGCTGTTGGCTCATGTTCAGGCCTGGGCAGGAGAAGCCGTGGCCAGAGGACGCCTGCGGCATGTCGGAGAG GTTGGCCACGTCTTCTCCCACATTCACCAGACGTACGTGGTCTATTCGCTGCTCCTGGGCGGGGACCCCGAGGCAGCCTCGGGCGGGCGGGACGAGGAGCTGGAGCGGCCAGTGTTCCGGTGGGTGACGCAGGCTGAGTTCCAGAAATCGGCCGTCTCCACTGCTATGAAGAAG GTCTGGAATGCGTGCGAGCGGCAGAGCTGCGAGGAGAGGGGGCCTGGCCAG GGCTGCAAGCGGAAACGGGGCGCTGATCCCTCGCGCGCTGGCCAGCAGAAACGGGGCGCCGATCCCTCGCGCGCTGGCCAGCGGAAGGTGGAAGCAGACGGCAGCCTTCCCTCGAGGCAGCTCTCCCTCAACGCCTTTCTCAAGGCCCCCACTGGGGAATGA
- the MUTYH gene encoding adenine DNA glycosylase isoform X1, with protein sequence MSKLRAAARSGRGLRQGAGEVRKSPRRCRENVSSHKGMLPPVSAYHLFSHLAEIEAFRKNLLAWYDKCKRDLPWRKLAASESDTNRRAYAVWVSEIMLQQTQVATVIDYYNRWMQKWPTLQALAKASLEDVNELWAGLGYYSRGKRLQEAAQKVVSELAGQMPATAEELQRLLPGVGRYTAGAIASISYGQATGVVDGNVIRVLCRLRCIGAESSSPAVTDRLWDLANALVDPARPGDFNQAMMELGATVCTPRAPLCMECPVKPYCRARCRVEKELELASKRLLGKAASSCSQAPDIEECAAATAGSCSLCPPATEPWDSSLGVANFPRRAAKKQPRAERTATCVLERRGPQGEPEYLIVQRPSSGLLAGLWEFPSLALGPGLKEKQQREALLAHVQAWAGEAVARGRLRHVGEVGHVFSHIHQTYVVYSLLLGGDPEAASGGRDEELERPVFRWVTQAEFQKSAVSTAMKKVWNACERQSCEERGPGQGCKRKRGADPSRAGQQKRGADPSRAGQRKVEADGSLPSRQLSLNAFLKAPTGE encoded by the exons ATGAGTAAACTCCGGGCAGCAGCTCGCAGCGGGCGGGGACTCCGGCAGGGTGCCGGGGAAGTGAGGAAATCCCCAAGGAGGTGCAGGGAGAATGTATCATCCCATAAAG GTATGCTTCCTCCAGTGTCTGCGTACCATCTCTTCAGCCACCTGGCAGAAATAGAGGCCTTTCGGAAGAATTTGCTTGCCTGGTATGACAAATGCAAGCGTGACCTTCCCTGGAGGAAATTG GCTGCAAGCGAATCCGATACTAACAGAAGAGCGTATGCAG TGTGGGTGTCGGAGATCATGCTCCAGCAGACGCAGGTGGCTACGGTGATTGACTATTACAACAGGTGGATGCAG AAATGGCCGACGCTGCAGGCACTTGCCAAAGCTTCCCTGGAG GACGTGAATGAGCTGTGGGCAGGACTTGGCTACTACTCGCGAGGAAAGCGCctgcaggaagcagcacagaAG GTGGTTTCCGAGCTGGCAGGTCAGATGCCCGCGACGGCCGAGGAGCTGCAGAGGCTGCTGCCGGGAGTGGGGAGATACACAGCGGGAGCCATTGCCTCCATCTCCTACGGGCAG GCGACGGGAGTGGTGGACGGGAACGTGATCCGAGTCCTGTGCCGGCTCCGATGCATCGGCGCCGAGTCCAGCAGCCCGGCTGTCACCGACAGACTCTG GGATTTGGCCAATGCTCTGGTTGATCCAGCCCGGCCAGGGGACTTTAACCAAGCCATGATGGAGCTGGGAGCTACCGTGTGCACCCCCAGGGCCCCGCTGTGCATGGAGTGTCCTGTGAAGCCCTACTGTAGGGCGCGTTGCCGG GTGGAGAAGGAGCTGGAATTGGCCTCCAAGAGGCTGCTGGGAAAAGCCGCCTCCAGTTGCTCCCAGGCGCCTGACATCGAGGAGTGTG CCGCCGCCACCGCAGGGAGCTGCTCCTTGTGCCCCCCTGCCACGGAGCCCTGGGACAGCAGCCTCGGCGTGGCCAACTTCCCCAGGAGAGCCGCCAAGAAGCAGCCCCGGGCCGAGCGGACGGCCACGTGTGTGCTGGAGAGGAGAGGCCCCCAGGGAGAACCAGAGTACCTGATCGTGCAGAGACCCAGCTCCG gcttgctggCGGGGCTCTGGGAGTTTCCCAGCCTGGCCTTGGGGCCGGGGCTgaaggagaagcagcagaggGAGGCGCTGTTGGCTCATGTTCAGGCCTGGGCAGGAGAAGCCGTGGCCAGAGGACGCCTGCGGCATGTCGGAGAG GTTGGCCACGTCTTCTCCCACATTCACCAGACGTACGTGGTCTATTCGCTGCTCCTGGGCGGGGACCCCGAGGCAGCCTCGGGCGGGCGGGACGAGGAGCTGGAGCGGCCAGTGTTCCGGTGGGTGACGCAGGCTGAGTTCCAGAAATCGGCCGTCTCCACTGCTATGAAGAAG GTCTGGAATGCGTGCGAGCGGCAGAGCTGCGAGGAGAGGGGGCCTGGCCAG GGCTGCAAGCGGAAACGGGGCGCTGATCCCTCGCGCGCTGGCCAGCAGAAACGGGGCGCCGATCCCTCGCGCGCTGGCCAGCGGAAGGTGGAAGCAGACGGCAGCCTTCCCTCGAGGCAGCTCTCCCTCAACGCCTTTCTCAAGGCCCCCACTGGGGAATGA
- the MUTYH gene encoding adenine DNA glycosylase isoform X3: MSKLRAAARSGRGLRQGAGEVRKSPRRCRENVSSHKGMLPPVSAYHLFSHLAEIEAFRKNLLAWYDKCKRDLPWRKLAASESDTNRRAYAVWVSEIMLQQTQVATVIDYYNRWMQKWPTLQALAKASLEDVNELWAGLGYYSRGKRLQEAAQKATGVVDGNVIRVLCRLRCIGAESSSPAVTDRLWDLANALVDPARPGDFNQAMMELGATVCTPRAPLCMECPVKPYCRARCRVEKELELASKRLLGKAASSCSQAPDIEECAAATAGSCSLCPPATEPWDSSLGVANFPRRAAKKQPRAERTATCVLERRGPQGEPEYLIVQRPSSGLLAGLWEFPSLALGPGLKEKQQREALLAHVQAWAGEAVARGRLRHVGEVGHVFSHIHQTYVVYSLLLGGDPEAASGGRDEELERPVFRWVTQAEFQKSAVSTAMKKVWNACERQSCEERGPGQGCKRKRGADPSRAGQQKRGADPSRAGQRKVEADGSLPSRQLSLNAFLKAPTGE, encoded by the exons ATGAGTAAACTCCGGGCAGCAGCTCGCAGCGGGCGGGGACTCCGGCAGGGTGCCGGGGAAGTGAGGAAATCCCCAAGGAGGTGCAGGGAGAATGTATCATCCCATAAAG GTATGCTTCCTCCAGTGTCTGCGTACCATCTCTTCAGCCACCTGGCAGAAATAGAGGCCTTTCGGAAGAATTTGCTTGCCTGGTATGACAAATGCAAGCGTGACCTTCCCTGGAGGAAATTG GCTGCAAGCGAATCCGATACTAACAGAAGAGCGTATGCAG TGTGGGTGTCGGAGATCATGCTCCAGCAGACGCAGGTGGCTACGGTGATTGACTATTACAACAGGTGGATGCAG AAATGGCCGACGCTGCAGGCACTTGCCAAAGCTTCCCTGGAG GACGTGAATGAGCTGTGGGCAGGACTTGGCTACTACTCGCGAGGAAAGCGCctgcaggaagcagcacagaAG GCGACGGGAGTGGTGGACGGGAACGTGATCCGAGTCCTGTGCCGGCTCCGATGCATCGGCGCCGAGTCCAGCAGCCCGGCTGTCACCGACAGACTCTG GGATTTGGCCAATGCTCTGGTTGATCCAGCCCGGCCAGGGGACTTTAACCAAGCCATGATGGAGCTGGGAGCTACCGTGTGCACCCCCAGGGCCCCGCTGTGCATGGAGTGTCCTGTGAAGCCCTACTGTAGGGCGCGTTGCCGG GTGGAGAAGGAGCTGGAATTGGCCTCCAAGAGGCTGCTGGGAAAAGCCGCCTCCAGTTGCTCCCAGGCGCCTGACATCGAGGAGTGTG CCGCCGCCACCGCAGGGAGCTGCTCCTTGTGCCCCCCTGCCACGGAGCCCTGGGACAGCAGCCTCGGCGTGGCCAACTTCCCCAGGAGAGCCGCCAAGAAGCAGCCCCGGGCCGAGCGGACGGCCACGTGTGTGCTGGAGAGGAGAGGCCCCCAGGGAGAACCAGAGTACCTGATCGTGCAGAGACCCAGCTCCG gcttgctggCGGGGCTCTGGGAGTTTCCCAGCCTGGCCTTGGGGCCGGGGCTgaaggagaagcagcagaggGAGGCGCTGTTGGCTCATGTTCAGGCCTGGGCAGGAGAAGCCGTGGCCAGAGGACGCCTGCGGCATGTCGGAGAG GTTGGCCACGTCTTCTCCCACATTCACCAGACGTACGTGGTCTATTCGCTGCTCCTGGGCGGGGACCCCGAGGCAGCCTCGGGCGGGCGGGACGAGGAGCTGGAGCGGCCAGTGTTCCGGTGGGTGACGCAGGCTGAGTTCCAGAAATCGGCCGTCTCCACTGCTATGAAGAAG GTCTGGAATGCGTGCGAGCGGCAGAGCTGCGAGGAGAGGGGGCCTGGCCAG GGCTGCAAGCGGAAACGGGGCGCTGATCCCTCGCGCGCTGGCCAGCAGAAACGGGGCGCCGATCCCTCGCGCGCTGGCCAGCGGAAGGTGGAAGCAGACGGCAGCCTTCCCTCGAGGCAGCTCTCCCTCAACGCCTTTCTCAAGGCCCCCACTGGGGAATGA
- the TOE1 gene encoding target of EGR1 protein 1, with the protein MTCVKMTCLKVPVIDVQNDNFKELWPSMLLAIKTSSFIAVDTELSGLGARKSLLNQCIEERYKAVCSAARTRSVLSLGIACFKHLPDKSENTYLSQIYNLTLLCMEEYIIEPQSVQFLVQHGFDFNKQYSQGIPYHKGNDKGNENQSQNVRAFFLELIRAKKPLILHNGLIDLVFLYQCFYAHLPDSLGTFTADLSEMFPAGIYDTKYASEFETRFVASYLEYAYKKCKRENCKRKDSSSQHLSIEFCNYPASMSPYIDYRYCSVADTDHKVTDTNKVQVCETFSAYGWCPNGVKCSRSHNIDLIIDEDEKFKEEKRKKRKQRWRRRKNAEESVKESEQGSPGRGKDMEVAQNGEDGPPRKQSCPGSLAAGMVPAPAEPAGNVSSEEGPLLEVESSIDMDREPGSDSATDVRMEEDLGGATDQESSTHPAAPPIETDISLAARGNALESDQGQQVGTDEQSSTVHLQSCSETKTASSAGKHAVSQESRSEGGIHRAGFDAFMTGYIMGYVWMLKKGEGRDSDSGPWLPQCHNKLYLSGKSVPLQIVKSLFSKSSKAHSQKMKLAWASG; encoded by the exons ATGACCTGCGTGAAGATGACCTGCTTGAAAGTACCTGTCATTGATGTCCAGAATGATAACTTCAAGGAGCTGTGGCCGTCCATGCTCCTGGCCATAAAAACCTCTAGTTTCATAGCTGTTGACACG GAGCTAAGTGGTCTCGGAGCGAGGAAAAGTCTGCTAAACCA ATGTATTGAAGAGAGATACAAAGCTGTTTGCAGTGCTGCCAGAACACGCTCTGTCCTGTCTTTAGGAATCGCTTGTTTCAAACATCTCCCAGACAAG TCTGAGAATACGTACCTCTCCCAAATCTACAACCTGACCCTGCTGTGTATGGAGGAGTATATCATCGAACCTCAGTCAGTTCAGTTCCTGGTGCAACATGGCTTTGACTTCAACAAACAGTACTCGCAGGGGATTCCCTACCACAAGGGCAATGACAAG GGCAATGAGAACCAGAGCCAGAACGTTCGTGCTTTCTTCTTGGAGCTGATCCGAGCAAAGAAACCCCTCATTCTGCACAATGGCCTGATAGATCTGGTGTTCCTGTACCAGTGCTTCTACGCCCACCTCCCTGACAGTCTTGGCACCTTCACTGCTGACCTTTCGGAGATGTTCCCAGCTGGGATATACGATACCAAATACGCCTCTGAGTTCGAGACCCGCTTCGTAGCCTCCTACCTGGAGTACGCCTACAAGAAATG CAAACGAGAGAATTGCAAGCGGAAGGATTCCAGCAGCCAGCACCTATCCATTGAGTTTTGTAACTACCCCGCAAGCATGTCTCCGTACATAGACTATCGCTACTGCTCCGTGGCAGACACCGATCACAAGGTGACAGATACAAATAAGGTCCAAGTCTGCGAAACATTCTCG GCCTATGGCTGGTGTCCGAACGGCGTGAAGTGTTCCCGGTCTCACAACATCGACCTCATTATCGACGAGGACGAGAAGTTTAAAGAGGAGAAGCGGAAGAAGCGGAAGCAGAGGTGGAGGCGACGGAAGAATGCAGAGGAGTCCGTGAAAGAGTCTGAGCAGGGAAGTCCGGGAAGGGGGAAGGACATGGAGGTGGCTCAGAATGGGGAGGACGGTCCTCCACGCAAACAAAGCTGTCCTGGCAGTCTTGCCGCTGggatggtccctgcccctgcagagCCAGCAGGGAACGTGTCCAGTGAAgagggccccctgctggaggtggAGAGTTCGATTGACATGGACCGTGAGCCTGGCTCTGACAGTGCAACAGATGTCAGGatggaggaggatctggggggtGCCACAGACCAGGAGAGCAGCACTCACCCAGCTGCCCCCCCGATAGAAACAGACATCAGCCTCGCTGCCAGAGGAAACGCCTTGGAGAGCGACCAAGGGCAGCAGGTGGGCACTGATGAGCAAAGCTCGACTGTCCACCTGCAGAGCTGTTCTGAAACTAAAACTGCATCCTCTGCCGGGAAGCACGCGGTGTCTCAGGAGAGCCGCTCGGAAGGGGGCATTCACCGAGCTGGCTTTGATGCCTTTATGACTGGCTATATCATGGGCTACGTCTGGATGCTTAAGAAAGGAGAGGGCAGAGACTCGGACTCGGGGCCGTGGCTGCCACAGTGTCACAATAAGTTGTATCTCAGTGGGAAATCGGTGCCACTCCAGATAGTGAAGAGTTTGTTTTCTAAATCCTCCAAAGCCCACAGCCAGAAAATGAAGCTGGCCTGGGCTAGTGGCTAG
- the HPDL gene encoding 4-hydroxyphenylpyruvate dioxygenase-like protein, translating into MAASLSRLSHIAFHVPAGMGLVSDLVGKFRFHLFAERVTACARQLALRKGAAVFLVNERLGEAPPAHVFPFDPTQPALAQRPPLGHSDEEFLYDVGPSHLVSTASNVCFEVQDVPSISRRLQERGCPLAIPPTDVTDDGGSVTYCVVRSVVGNVSHTLLDRSCYRGAFLPGFRTVGDVPEGPQDPAEATHFDHVTYACSRGSTRAVLDWYQHCFGFQRFIVNRQEDAAEGYRIRGRGVGLRLTAMRYGKGSEPGLADDCKFVLAESLPEPGKNQVDAFLEQHGGAGIQHVGLYTRDIVSTARALAQAGVRFVEPPQAYYSEAGKAEEIRAAGLDPRLLSQHGILLDAELAEDGEGGGRGSSLHQRRYLMQIFTKPIFPEETFFLELIERRGAAGFGEGNIRALWKSVQAYLDKQK; encoded by the coding sequence ATGGCTGCCTCTCTGAGCCGGCTGTCCCACATCGCCTTCCACGTCCCCGCCGGGATGGGCTTGGTCAGCGACCTGGTGGGCAAGTTCCGCTTTCACCTGTTCGCGGAGCGGGTGACGGCGTGCGCCCGGCAGCTGGCTCTCCGCAAAGGAGCCGCTGTCTTCCTCGTCAATGAGAGGCTGGGGGAGGCCCCCCCGGCCCACGTGTTCCCGTTCGACCCCACCCAGCCCGCACTGGCTCAGCGGCCCCCGCTGGGCCACAGCGACGAGGAATTCCTCTACGACGTCGGCCCCTCACACCTCGTGAGCACGGCCTCCAACGTGTGCTTCGAGGTGCAGGACGTACCCAGCATCTCCCGACGCCTCCAGGAGCGGGGCTGCCCCCTGGCGATCCCGCCCACTGACGTGACGGACGACGGCGGCTCCGTCACCTACTGCGTGGTGAGATCCGTCGTGGGGAACGTCAGCCACACCCTGCTGGATCGCTCCTGCTACCGGGGGGCCTTCCTGCCTGGCTTCCGCACCGTGGGGGACGTCCCCGAGGGGCCGCAGGACCCGGCCGAGGCCACGCACTTCGACCACGTTACCTACGCCTGCTCGCGGGGCAGTACCCGGGCCGTGCTGGACTGGTACCAGCACTGCTTCGGCTTCCAGCGCTTCATCGTGAACAGGCAGGAGGACGCGGCCGAGGGCTACCGGATCCGCGGGCGCGGCGTGGGGCTGCGGCTCACCGCCATGCGGTACGGGAAGGGCAGCGAGCCGGGACTGGCAGACGACTGCAAGTTCGTCCTGGCCGAGTCCCTGCCGGAGCCAGGGAAGAACCAGGTGGACGCCTTCCTGGAGCAGCACGGCGGAGCTGGGATCCAGCACGTCGGGCTCTACACCAGGGACATCGTCTCCACGGCCCGGGCCCTGGCACAGGCCGGCGTGCGGTTCGTCGAGCCCCCCCAGGCCTACTACAGCGAGGCAGGCAAAGCAGAGGAGATCCGGGCGGCTGGGCTGGACCCCCGGCTCCTGTCCCAGCACGGCATCCTGCTGGACGCCGAGCTGGCTGAGGACGGGGAGGGAGGTGGCAGGGGCTCCAGCCTGCACCAGCGGAGGTACCTGATGCAAATCTTCACCAAGCCCATCTTCCCTGAGGAGACCTTCTTCCTGGAGCTGATTGAGCGTCGGGGGGCCGCAGGCTTCGGGGAGGGCAACATCCGGGCCCTGTGGAAATCCGTGCAGGCCTATCTGGACAAGCAGAAGTAG